The window GTTATCATTCATTAATCATTGATAGAAATCAATTATTAAGTCATGATGAGCTGATTGAATTAAGTTATATAGAAGATGATAATGACACGATAACAATGGCACTTGCGCATATTGATAAGCCAATTGTAGGGGTTCAGTACCATCCAGAATCAATATTGACTGAACATGGCCATCAATTATTAATGAACTTTGTTGAAATGAAAGGTTGGAAAGGATGAGTTTTATGTCGTATGCAATTATACAATATCCTCAAATGGACAAGCCTTTATATTTTGTAGACTCTATCGATTCTTTTTGCTGTGAATTTAGCGATGCTCATTCATTTCAATATTTTTGTGAAAAGGCTGAAAAATATCAATCCCAAGGATTATATGTCATTATGCTATTAGATTATGAAGTTGGAGAGTTGCTAAATGGTATAGAACTAAATAATCAACACAGTAGTGCTCCACAGGGGGAAAAACAGCATGGAAATAGACCGATTGCCCATTGTATCGTTTATGACGAAGCGGTTTCAAAGTATGAATTTTATCAAAATAAAACAGTCAAAAAAACCAGAAAAAACTATCAACAAGAAGGTACAGATCATCACTTCGAGTGGACACAATCGGATGCACAGTTGAAAGAGAGTATAGAGATGGTTAAGTCTTATATAAGTGAAGGATATACATATCAAGTCAACTTTACAACGAGATTACAATCTCAATGGAAGGTTTGCCCATTCACTTTTTTTGAGCACGCATTAGAACGAAAAGATGGAGAATATATGAGTTATATATTTGATGACAAGCATCACCGTCATATTATATCTCTATCACCTGAATTATTTTTCACCTTAGATGAAGTGAAGAACACCATTGTAACATCTCCAATGAAAGGGACGTTATCGAAAAATAAAGAGCCACAGTTACTACGTGACAGCATTAAAGATAGAGCGGAAAATGTAATGATTGTAGATCTATTAAGGAATGACTTATCGAAGATATCAGGTGTGAAGTCGGTACATGTTGATCCATTATTTGAAGTTAAATCGTATCCTACGATATGGCAAATGATCTCTACGATTACAGCCAAATACTCCAATCAAGTGTCGCTATATGATGTGTTGAATCAATTGTTTCCTTGTGGTTCTATTACAGGGGCTCCTAAATATTCAACAATGAACTTTATTAAACAAATTGAACCAATCCATCGTGGTATATATTGCGGCTCAATCGGGATATTGTTGCCGAAAGGTGAGTCTATTTTTAATGTTGCGATTAGAACACTTGAAATAAAAGATGATACCGCTACATATGGTGTAGGTGCAGGCATTACGATTAATTCTAATGCAGATGCTGAAGTAGAAGAATTTAAAGATAAAACAAAAGTATTAGATCAATTGAAATTATCGCCTCTTTATTATATTGAGACTTTTAAATCAGATGATGTAGAAAACATTCCACTGCATATAGACCGATTAGAGCGCAGTAGCAAAGTAAATCAAGATGTTCTATTAAATAGGTTAAAGAAACAGTTAGAAGAACATTTAACTGACGATGCTCATACCGTTCGAATGACTGTCACAAATTCAGGAAACATTGATTTTGATCATAGATTATTACCTAGTATAGATGGAGAAAATACAATACGCTTTTCGACATTGCCAATCCTAAAATCTTCTTTAACGAGTATAAAAACGAATAGACGCTATCGCTTTCCTCAACGAAGTAATGAACAGAACTATTATGTATACTATAATGAAGAAGGAATGATTGTTGAGTGTGATATTGGAAATATTATATATTGTATAAATGATGTATGGTATACTCCATCTATTGAGGCTGGAGCATTGCCAGGTATTCAACGTCAAAAAATGCTAGAACAACACTCTATTTTTGTAAAAGATATTCATGTGAACGAATTTATTGATTTGGCAATTTCACAGATCAATAATATTAAAATTATTAATTCTTTACGGGGGACAGTGAACCTCCATCATATTAAAATAGATTAATGATATTAAAATGATTAATTAATGAAGACTAAGGTGATATATATGATCAATTTTTTTCTAATAATATTAATTTGTATTATTGTATTTATAGCACATAAGCTTTGTATCTTTTTGATTGAATATGAGTCTTATTGGCAAAGTGCGATTGCAGCATATATTACAATAATATTTGTTGCATTTGTGATTTATTTTCTTATCGCTGGTTCAGTGGAATGGTTGCAAGAAGTGCTTTCGTTGTTTTATCGAAAATCATCTTAGTTAATGTTTATAGTTAACGTTTATAAGGAGGTAAATTATGAACTTAACATTCACTGTATTAGGAGATAAGGTCATTCAAGTAAAAACTCAATCTATTGATATTGAAAAGTTATATATTTTGCTTAATGAGCAATTAAAGAAATTCAAATTTATTACTGACATTTCTCTTTCAAATAATGTGATACATATTCTGTATCATCCGCTGAAAGCAATGGAATATTATGATACCCATAAACCATTAAACGCATTAAAAAAACAGATTGAATCTATTAGTCAGAGTATAGGGAACGATTTGAAGCATTTTAATAGTGAAGTCATCGAAGAAAACCAGCATAAATATTATCAGTTACATTTAATAAGTGCTTCGATCTTTTCAGAAGTAATTCACATTGATATGAATCAACTGTATAATCAACCATTTAAAGTTTCAACATTCGGATATTATCCTGAAGAGGTCATCATACCCGTTGAATTAATGATTGGTGATGACTATATTAATGAATCAATCGACGTAAAACCGAATGATATATATTATTCAGATATGGGCATTCATCTTGTCACGAAAAGTTATAAGACTAAAGGGATACTTATTGGACGAATTAAATCCATTACGGATGAAATTCGAAATATCAATGTACTAGATAGAGTTCAGTTCGAACGTTTGGAGGATGAAATTTCATGACGTTAACAATTAATCATCCAGGGTTCCTATCAACAATTCAAGATAGAGGTAGAAAAGGGTATCGCCATAAACATATCGTGCAAAGTGGGGCAAGTGATATGTTAGCGCATAATATAGCTAATGCTTTAGTTGGAAATGCAGAAGATGTGGCCACCATTGAGATGAGTGGAAGCCCTGCTAAGATAACATTTAATGATTATCATATTGCGGTGCTTACTGGTGCAAAATTTGTTGCACACACTAATAAGAGAAGCATTATGCCTTATAAAGTTTACTTATTTGAACCTGGTGAAACAATTGAATCATATTCGGCGTTTAAAGGGAATCACTTATATTTAGCTATAGCTGGTGGCTTTAAGAGTTCTTCACATTTTGGTTCAAAGTCAACATATATTAGTAATAGCCGTGCATTATATGGTTACAAGATTTTCGAAGGTGATGAACTCGAGTTAGAACGTGAATGGAATGATCGTCAACAATTGCTATATCAAGTGTTACAATCAAAAGGTGAATTATCATGGGGCATTGATCATTATACAATTGCTCAGAATTATTTGAGTGATATTTGCCATATTCAAGTATCGACGAGCCAATACGATATTGAAAAAATAAATGAATTTCTTCATTATAAATTTCAAATGACACATCAAAATGATAGACAAGGCATTGTCCTTCAACGAAATGATAACTCAATGCTATTGGAATTCAAAGAACAGCCACTTCCAATGCAACTACGTAAAGGTATGCTCCAAATCAATAGAAATAATGAACCTGTTATATTATTAAATGATCATTATCCAATCGGAAGGCACCCTATTATTGGTGTGATACCGTCATACCACTTGTCTAAAATTAGTCAAAAAAGGGTTGGTTCGACCGTTGAATTTAAAATAATCGCAGAAGAACAAATGCATGAAAATTTATACCGACATGCAAAATGGATTAAAAGTTTATTTTTGGCGATTGAAAATAAATTTAGAACGTTAAATTAATTTCTATTGAATAATCCATATATTTTTGAGAAATTATACACTTATGATGATTTGATTTATACTGTTGTAACTGTCAAATAGAAACTTATCAAAGGTTATAGATGTTAACGATTGTTAACATCTTTTTTGTTTTTATAATAAATTATATAACTTGGTTTAATTAAGTAATCAATCATAATACTTGAATTTGAATAATATAAGTAGTACAATATCATACAAAGTGTTTACAAATATTTAATATTGTAATCAAACTGTAACAATTAAACTAAAATATAACATATAAACATATAGTAGTACTGATACAGTCAGTACAACATTAAAAGAATACGATTGCATATGCCAAGGGGATATAGAGAGGGAGTGAATGCATATGTTTAATAATTTTAAACAACAACCATTAAAAATAACGACACTATTAATCATACTCACTATTTTATTAACAATGAAAACTTATTTAGCTTATTTTACTGATTTTTCACTTGGGGTAAAAGGATTCTATCAATACTTAATATTATTTTTTAACCCAATTGCAATGATTATTTTGAGTCTAAGTTTAACGATGTTTTTCAAAGGGAAAAAGTCATTTTTTATCATGTTTTTAGTCTATATTGGATTAACAACTATTTTATATGCTAACGTAGTATTTTTTAGATTTTTCTCAGATTTTATAACGTTTTCTACATTAAGCCAATCGTCTAACTTGAATTCAATGGGGACGAATATTCAAGCATCCGTTAGACCATATGATTTACTTTATCTATTCGATATCCCATTAATTTTTATGACGCTAATCATGAAATTTAAAGTATTACAATACCCACAACATGAATTGTTCAGAAAACGCTTTGTACCATTATCTATTATAGTAGCTTTGAGCTTATTTGTTGTGAATTTAGCAATGGCTGAAACAGATCGTCCTCAATTATTGACACGTACTTTTGACCATAAGTATTTAGTGAAATATTTAGGGCCATATTCATTTACTATTTATGATGGTGTTAAATCATTACAAAATAGTTCGCAAAAAGCATTAGCAAATGAAGACGATTTAAGTGAAATTGTAAATTATACGAAAAGAAAAAATGCTGAACCAAATCCTGAGACATTCGGAATCGCAAAAGATAAAAATATTATCAAAATCCATTTAGAAAGCTTACAATCATGGATGATTGGATATGAACATAATGGAGAAGAAGTGACACCATTTCTTAATGAACTAGCAAAAGGGAATGGCGATTTCAAATATTATCCAAATTTTTATCATCAAACTGGACAAGGCAAGACTGCAGATGCAGAACTTATTTTGGATAATTCTATTTACGGATTAGCTGAAGGTTCAGCATTTTCTTTAAAAGGTGATAACCATTATCAAGCATTACCAAGTATTTTAAATCAACAAAGAAACTATACATCAGCAGTATTCCATGGAGATTACAAAACATTTTGGAATCGAGACCAAGTATATAAAAGGTTTGGTGTCGATCGATTTTATGATGCTGAATTTTACGATATGACAGGTGATAATATAGAGAATTTAGGGTTGCTCGATAAACCGTTCTTTGAAGAAAGCATGTCATATTTAAAAGACTTAAAAGAGCCTTATTATGCCCATTTCTTGACGTTAACGCATCATTATCCATTCTCATTATCAGAAGACGAGGCGACGATTGATCGCGGGGATACTGGAGATAATACTGTCGATGGTTACATTCAAACTGCTCGCTATATGGATGAAGCGGTTAAAGATTTTGTATCAGACTTGAAAGAAGAAGGCATGTATGATGATAGTGTCATTGTCATATATAGTGACCATTACGGAATATCAGAAAATCATAATCGAGCGATGGAAGAAATACAAGGACATGAGATTACACCTGAAGTGAACCAGGATAACCAACGTGTTCCATTCTATATTAAAGTACCAGGGATGGATGGTGAAGTGGTCGAGGATGTAGCAGGTCAAGTTGATGTGATGCCTACATTAATGCACTTACAAGGCATTAATACGAAAGAATATATTATGTTCGGAACAGATTTATTCTCTGATCAACATAAAGAAATGGTAATTATGAGAAATGGTGAAGTCATTACAGATCAATATCAAATTATTGGTAATGAAGTTTTTGATCGAGAAACAAATGAAAAAATCGAAGAAACCGAAAAGACCAAAGCAATAAAAAAACAAGCAGAAATTGAACTTGAATTATCAGATAAATTAATTTATGGTGATTTATTTAGATTTTATGATCAAAATGGATTTGAAAAAGTAGATACAAGTCAATATATGTATTCACCAAATGAATATTAACATTAAAGTTAAAGCTAGCATATACTATATGCTAGCTTTTTTAGATGTTACACTTAACGATTGCTATTTAAATAGTGTATAATAATATAATGAAAATTGTCGGTAGGTGTCTTATATGTTGGAACAAACATTAAAAAAATATTTCGGTTATGATCAATTTAGAGCGGGTCAGCAATCAATTATCCATGATTTAATACAAGAAAGAAAAGCACTTGGCATATTGCCTACTGGTGGAGGTAAGTCAGTCTGTTATCAAGTGCCTGCATTGCATTTTGAAGGAATTACTCTTGTTATATCTCCATTGATTAGTTTAATGAAAGATCAAGTCGATGCTTTGGTTGCAGCGGGTATTCAAGCTAGATATATGAATAGTTCAATGTCTAGACAAGCAATTCGTGATGTTGAACAAGAGTTATTGCGTGGTGAAATAAAATTACTATACGTTGCACCTGAACGATTTAATAATGAATATTTTATTAACATATTAAAGAAGGCCAATATCGAAATGATTGCTTTCGACGAAGCGCACTGTATTTCTCAATGGGGTCACGATTTTAGGCCGTCTTATAGAGAATCTATCGATATTATAAAAAAATTGTTTCCATCGAGTAGGTACATTGCTTTAACAGCTACTGCTACGAATGAAGTAAAGACAGATATCTTAAATTTATTAAATATTCCACCACATTGTACAACAATTAATTCTATTGAGCGGCCTAATTTAACGCTCAAAGTTAATCCAACGTATCAACGTCAAAAGTTTATCGTTGAATATATTAAAAATCATTCTAAATCACCTGGAATTATTTATGTATCGACTAGAAAAAATGTTGAATCCTTATCAGAATATTTATCTTCTCAGGGGATAGACTGCTTAGCTTATCATGGTGGTATGAGTAATAATGATAGAATTGAGCAACAACGAGCCTTTATGTATGATGAAAAACGTGTCATTGTTGCTACAAATGCATTTGGAATGGGAATAGATAAGTCGAATATTCGCTTTATTATCCATTATAATATGCCAGGTGATATAGAATCATACTATCAAGAAGTTGGTCGTGCAGGTCGTGATGGTCAACCAAGTGAATGTATTTTGCTATATTCTGAGAAAGATATAGACTTACAACAATTCTTTATTGACCAGTCGAACGGAAGTGAAGATTACATTCAAAAGCAACGTGACAAATTGAATGAAATGATTCGGTATAAAAGAACAAAGCAATGTTTAGAAGCATTTATTATTCATTACTTCAATCCGAATCAACGGTTAAATGAATGTGGGCGATGTAGTAATTGTAAATCTAATGATAAAACCTATGATATGACAATAGAGGCACAAAAAATTGTCAGTGCACTGTATAGAATAAAAGATGATATTGCATCAGAGTTGTTTATTCAAATGTTACGTGGTGAAGAGAATCAAGAAATACTGAGCCGTGAGTTAAACAACATTAGAACATATGGTATACTGAAAGAGTATAAAACTAAAGAAGTAAGGCATTTGTTAGATGAATTAGTTTATAAAGGATATATTTATTTAACTGATGAAGGATTGCGATGCCATGAAAGTATAAAATCAATTCTTTTTGATGGAAAGAAAGTTTACACCTATCCATTCAAAGTAAAAGTGAAAGAGATAGTTGATATTTCAACACATAAAGACATTGATCAAGTGCTATTGGATAGGCTCTATAATATTCGAAAAAAATTAAGTGCTAAACATAATGTTGCACCGATTATGATATTTCAAGATCATATTATTAAAGAATTTTCTAAGAAAATGCCAACGTCCAAAAAAGAAATGATGAACATTTCAGGTATTGGCAACTACAAATTAAAACATTATTGTCCATTGTTTATCGATGAGATTAAATCATATTTAGCCCAATAAAAGGAGAGATATTATGAGAAAGAGCATTGCAATTGATATGGATGAAGTTCTAGCGAATACTGCACAAGGTTTATTGGATAAATATAACAACAGATTAGGTTCAAACCATACGATTGAGGATTTAGGGAATCAAAAGCTAAGCAATGCATATGAAGAAGATATTGATATCATCAAAGAAATTATATTTGATCGAGGATTTTTTGGTGAGTTAGAAGTCATTGATGATGCGATAGAAGTTGTCGAACATTTGACGAAAGATTACGATGTGTATATTGCAACCGCTGCAATGGATGTCCCTACATCATTTGATGCAAAATTTGCATGGTTAAAAAAATACTTCCCATTTTTAGATGAACAGAATTTTATTTTTTGCGGATATAAAGGTGTTGTTGGAACAGATTACTTAATCGACGATAATCCTAAGCAGTTAAAAGCATTTAAAGGAACATCGATTATGTTTACAGCACATCATAATTTAGAACATGATGAATTTATTCGTGTGAATTCTTGGCTTGAAGTAAAAGAATATTTTGACCAACAGTTATAGTTTAAAGAAAACGAGCTCTGAAAGTAATTTCAGAGCTCGTTTTGCATATTACTATAAAAGAATAATTAATCTTAGTGAACGCCACGCATTGCTTTTTTGATTATTGGTACTAAAACAATAAGTAGAACAGCTAAACCGATTGCTACAAGTCCCATATAACCAAAGTATGATGCTGGATCTACTGCGCCATAAATTTGAACGAGTTGTGCGTTCAACCCTTGTGCAGCTGCGTTTGATAAGAACCATACACTCAACATTTGAGTTGTAAATGCTTGTGGTGCCATACGAGTTGTTGTTGATAATCCTATAGGTGAAATACATAACTCTCCTAAAACGATTAAGAAGAAGCTTAATACTAACCATAATGGGTTAATTAATTGTTCACCACTCATAATTGGATAAACCATCGCGATATATCCTAATCCCGCAAAGATCAATGCAATTGCAAATTTTAACGGTGTTGATGGATTGAATTTTCCTAATTTAACCCATAACATCGAAAAGACAGGGGCAAAGATTACGATAAACATAGGATTCAATGATTGGAAGAATGCAGCTGGGATTACGTAATCAATACCAAGTAATGGTTTAAGATCTAATTGTGTTTTTTGATCAGCAAACTCAGCTAATACAGTTGCCCCTTGCTCTTGAATCGCCCAAAATATTACCGCAGCAATAAATAACGGGATATAAGCTAATAATCTTGATTTCTCATCAGATGATGTTTTTGGATGTGTATACATATATGTTAAGTATATAGCCGGTATACCTAGACCAAAGAATGTCATAATCCAAGTAATACCTTCTAAGTTCAACATACCGAATAATTTAAAAATGAATAAAATAATTGCAATTAAAATTGCGATACCCGTTGCGATTAAAGTGACTTTTTTGCCTTCGCCTTTAGATAACGGGTTTGGAACATTTAGTCCTGTAAAACCTAATGTGTTCTTTTGAGTCATTACAAACCAAATTAAACCGAAGAACATACCAACCGCGGCTGCAGCAAACCCTGCGTGGAAGCCAAATGAACTATGTAATTGTCCTACAATAAATGGTGAAATCCATGCACCTAAGTTTACAGACATATAGAAGATCGTGAATCCAGCATCGATTCTTGAATCTTCTTTTTCATATAATTCATTTACATTCGTTGACATACTTGGTTTAAGCAAACCTGACCCGATAATTATTAAAGCAAGTGCAATCAGTAACATCGTAAAGTTACCCGGAATACTCATTAAAATGTGACCGAACATAATGAGAAGGGCACCATAAATTATTGCTTTTCTTGCACCGATTAAACGATCAGCGAACCAACCTCCAATAATAGTACTCATCATAACTAAAGCACCATATAACGTTACGATGATCATCGCATCTGTTTCTTTAAGACCAAATCCACCTTTAGATGTTGCATAGTATAAATAATAAAGTAAGATGGCTTTCATACCATAGTAACTAAAACGTTCCCAGAATTCAGTGATGAATAATGTTAATAATCCTTTAGGATGACCGAAGAATCCTTTACGGGGAACACTTTCAATTATTTCATGGTCTGTATACTCACGACGAGCCATACAAGCACACTCCTTCAAAAAGACATTTTGCTTTATTTGTTGAATTATCAAACAATTAAAACAGTGATAATAGAATACTATAACAATGCATGAAGTACAATATTATATCAATAATTTCTATAATTCTGATTTGCTAGAAAAATAATAATATTTATCATTCATGTAAAGGCTTTCTTGGTCTTTGTTTCATAAACATATAGAAACTAGCACTAAATACGATGATATATCCAACAATGCTATAAGCATCTGGAATTGTTTTGAATATTATAATTGAAAATAATGCACTGAATAACACGGTTGAATAAAAGAATATAGAAATTTGTTTTGCTTCTGCAAATTGATACGCAAGTGTAATCCCGAACTGTCCAATACTTGCCATTAAACCTGCAGTAATTAAGAGCACTAATTGTTTCGTTGACATCGGATGGAAATTAACTATAACAAATGGAAGTAAAACAATCGTTGAAAACATCGAGAAATAAAACACAACCGTATAAAACTTCTCCAAAGGCCCTAATACTCTAAGGATTGTATAAGCACTTGCTGCACTGATTGCACCTAATAAAGCAATCAATGAAGGAACCACTTCAAGAGAAAGTTCAGGTTTGATAATAAAGAGTGTTCCGATGAAAGCAATGATGATACTTATCATTTGGAACTTACGAATACGTTCATTTAAAAAGATCGAACATAAAATAATCGTGAAAAATGGACTTAATTTATTTAACATTTCGGCATCACTCAGTACAAGATGGTCAAGACTATAGAAAAATAGTAATACACCAATGACACCGAACACACTTCGTGCAATTAATAATTTTTGATTTTGGCGATGTCCGAACATCGGTACACGATTGTATAAGACAAATCCAAAGGCTACAATCATCGAAATGAAATTACGGAAAAATGCTTTTTGCATCGTCGGTAAATCACCACTCATTTTGATACATAAACCCATAATACTAAAACCTAATGAAGCAATGAGTAAACAAATAATACCTTTCGTTACGTTAGACAAAATAAAAACCTCCGAAGTATTGTAATGATATATAGTAAAAAATTTATTTCGTATTAAATTGAAAATACATGGTTAGATGATTTTCTTTTGAGCTTAGTAAATGATAACATATTATTCGATACATAAAATTAAAATTAATTATTACATTACATAGCACATCTTTAGTATGAATCATAGTTTTTTGTTTTATCAGATTTAGTTGTTATCATAAATATAATTAAATGTTATAATACTTTTAAAGCTTATATAGTGTTTGCCATTCAAACAAAACACAATATATAGTGTTAGGAAGTGTCGCAATGCAAATTGTGTATTATTCATTAACAGGAAATGTTCGTCGTTTTATTCAACGAACAGATGCAATTCATACGATTGAATTGACAGAAGAAACGAACGAATTAGAGATGTATGAGCCTTTTATTTTAGTCACTGGAACGATTGGTTTCGGAGAGGTGCCTGAAGTGGTTGATACATTTTTAAATTATGGAGAGAATAGTACCTTTTTAAAAGGTGTCGTAGGGAGTGGCAATAGAAATTGGGGACAAAACTTTGCGAAAGCTTCAAAGACATTGAGTGGTAAGTATAATGTTCCGTTACTACATACTTTTGAATTGCATGGCAATGATAAAGATATAGAAATATTTAATCAAAAGGTGGCTAATTTAGTATGACTTTAACTGGTAAGAAACAATATAAACATATCGAATTGAACAATGAAGTCACTCAACGTGGTGAGAATGGATTTTATAAATTAGAAAAAGACCAAGAAGCACTCCAAGAATATATGAAAGAAGTCGATGATTTAACGATACACTTTGATAACCCAATCACACGTTTAAGATATATGGTTGATGAAGATTTTTACTATGATTTATTCGCTGAATACTCAGAAGATGATTTGATTGAAATTATTGAATATAGTGAGTCATTACCATTTGAATTTAAGAGCTATATGGCAGCAAGTAAATTCTTTAAAGACTATGCTTTAAGAACGAATGATAAACAAAACTACTTAGAAAGCTACACAGAGCATGTAGTGATTGTAAGTTTATATTTAGCAAAAGGTGATGTCGAAAAGTGTAAAGAGTATATTCTTTCGATGATTGAACAACGTTACCAACCAGCAACTCCGACTTTTTTAAATGCAGGTCGTGCGCGTCGTGGTGAGATGGTGAGCTGCTTCTTATTAGAAGTGGATGATAGCTTAAATTCGATTAACTATATCGACTCTACAGCGAAACAATTAAGTAAAATTGGTGGCGGTGTCGCGATTAACTTATCAAAGTTAAGAGCACGTGGTGAAGCGATTAAGGGAATCAAAGGTGTCGCGAAAGGTGTTTTACCCGTTGCTAAAAGTTTAGAAGGTGGATTTAGCTACGCTGACCAACTAGGTCAAAGACCTGGAGCTGGTGCTGTGTATTTAAATATATTCCATTATGATGTGCCTGAATTTTTAGATACAAAGAAAGTGAATGCTGATGAAGATATTAGACTTGCAACAATTTCAACAGGATTAATCATTCCTTCTAAATTTTTAGAACTTGCTAAAGAAGGGAAAGACTTCTTTATGTTTGCACCTCATACAATTGAACGTGAATATGGGGTTCAATTGGATGATATTGAAATGGACGAATGGTATGACAAATTTGTCGAAAACGAGAACATCATGAAGAAATCATACGATGCTCGTGAAATGTTAAATAAAATAGCACAAACACAATTACAATCAGGTTATCCTTACATTATGTTTAAAGATAACGCGAATGCTAATCATGCATTAAGTAACATTGGACAAGTGAAAATGAGTAATTTATGTACTGAGATTTTCCAACTTCAAGAGACTTCAACGATTAATGATTATGGAACAGATGATGTCATTCGTCGTGATATTTCGTGCAACTTAGGATCATTAAATATCGTCAACGTGATGGAAAGTGGTAAGATTCGTGAAAGTATTCATTCTGGTATCGATGCACTTACAGTAGTGAGTAATAGTACTGCAATTAAAAATGCGCCAGGTGTTCGTAAAGCAAACGATGAATTGCATTCTGTTGGATTAGGCGCGATGAATTTACACGGTTATCTTGCTAAGAATAAATTAAATTATGAATCAGAAGAAGCACGTGACTTTGCAAATGTATTCTTTATGATGCTAAATTATTATTCTATTGAGAAATCAATGATGATTGCAAAAGAACGCCAAGAAACATTTAAAGACTTTGACAAGAGTGACTATGCAACAGGTAAATATTTCGAACGATATATTAAAAATGAGGTTAAGCCTCAGTTCGATAAAGTGAAAACGTTATTCGAATGGATCGATATTCCAACAAGTGAAGACTGGAAAGCATTATCTGAGCAAGTGCAACAACACGGGCTTTACCATGCG of the Abyssicoccus albus genome contains:
- a CDS encoding chorismate-binding protein, whose translation is MSYAIIQYPQMDKPLYFVDSIDSFCCEFSDAHSFQYFCEKAEKYQSQGLYVIMLLDYEVGELLNGIELNNQHSSAPQGEKQHGNRPIAHCIVYDEAVSKYEFYQNKTVKKTRKNYQQEGTDHHFEWTQSDAQLKESIEMVKSYISEGYTYQVNFTTRLQSQWKVCPFTFFEHALERKDGEYMSYIFDDKHHRHIISLSPELFFTLDEVKNTIVTSPMKGTLSKNKEPQLLRDSIKDRAENVMIVDLLRNDLSKISGVKSVHVDPLFEVKSYPTIWQMISTITAKYSNQVSLYDVLNQLFPCGSITGAPKYSTMNFIKQIEPIHRGIYCGSIGILLPKGESIFNVAIRTLEIKDDTATYGVGAGITINSNADAEVEEFKDKTKVLDQLKLSPLYYIETFKSDDVENIPLHIDRLERSSKVNQDVLLNRLKKQLEEHLTDDAHTVRMTVTNSGNIDFDHRLLPSIDGENTIRFSTLPILKSSLTSIKTNRRYRFPQRSNEQNYYVYYNEEGMIVECDIGNIIYCINDVWYTPSIEAGALPGIQRQKMLEQHSIFVKDIHVNEFIDLAISQINNIKIINSLRGTVNLHHIKID
- a CDS encoding biotin-dependent carboxyltransferase family protein, which gives rise to MTLTINHPGFLSTIQDRGRKGYRHKHIVQSGASDMLAHNIANALVGNAEDVATIEMSGSPAKITFNDYHIAVLTGAKFVAHTNKRSIMPYKVYLFEPGETIESYSAFKGNHLYLAIAGGFKSSSHFGSKSTYISNSRALYGYKIFEGDELELEREWNDRQQLLYQVLQSKGELSWGIDHYTIAQNYLSDICHIQVSTSQYDIEKINEFLHYKFQMTHQNDRQGIVLQRNDNSMLLEFKEQPLPMQLRKGMLQINRNNEPVILLNDHYPIGRHPIIGVIPSYHLSKISQKRVGSTVEFKIIAEEQMHENLYRHAKWIKSLFLAIENKFRTLN
- a CDS encoding LTA synthase family protein, translating into MFNNFKQQPLKITTLLIILTILLTMKTYLAYFTDFSLGVKGFYQYLILFFNPIAMIILSLSLTMFFKGKKSFFIMFLVYIGLTTILYANVVFFRFFSDFITFSTLSQSSNLNSMGTNIQASVRPYDLLYLFDIPLIFMTLIMKFKVLQYPQHELFRKRFVPLSIIVALSLFVVNLAMAETDRPQLLTRTFDHKYLVKYLGPYSFTIYDGVKSLQNSSQKALANEDDLSEIVNYTKRKNAEPNPETFGIAKDKNIIKIHLESLQSWMIGYEHNGEEVTPFLNELAKGNGDFKYYPNFYHQTGQGKTADAELILDNSIYGLAEGSAFSLKGDNHYQALPSILNQQRNYTSAVFHGDYKTFWNRDQVYKRFGVDRFYDAEFYDMTGDNIENLGLLDKPFFEESMSYLKDLKEPYYAHFLTLTHHYPFSLSEDEATIDRGDTGDNTVDGYIQTARYMDEAVKDFVSDLKEEGMYDDSVIVIYSDHYGISENHNRAMEEIQGHEITPEVNQDNQRVPFYIKVPGMDGEVVEDVAGQVDVMPTLMHLQGINTKEYIMFGTDLFSDQHKEMVIMRNGEVITDQYQIIGNEVFDRETNEKIEETEKTKAIKKQAEIELELSDKLIYGDLFRFYDQNGFEKVDTSQYMYSPNEY
- the recQ gene encoding DNA helicase RecQ, which translates into the protein MLEQTLKKYFGYDQFRAGQQSIIHDLIQERKALGILPTGGGKSVCYQVPALHFEGITLVISPLISLMKDQVDALVAAGIQARYMNSSMSRQAIRDVEQELLRGEIKLLYVAPERFNNEYFINILKKANIEMIAFDEAHCISQWGHDFRPSYRESIDIIKKLFPSSRYIALTATATNEVKTDILNLLNIPPHCTTINSIERPNLTLKVNPTYQRQKFIVEYIKNHSKSPGIIYVSTRKNVESLSEYLSSQGIDCLAYHGGMSNNDRIEQQRAFMYDEKRVIVATNAFGMGIDKSNIRFIIHYNMPGDIESYYQEVGRAGRDGQPSECILLYSEKDIDLQQFFIDQSNGSEDYIQKQRDKLNEMIRYKRTKQCLEAFIIHYFNPNQRLNECGRCSNCKSNDKTYDMTIEAQKIVSALYRIKDDIASELFIQMLRGEENQEILSRELNNIRTYGILKEYKTKEVRHLLDELVYKGYIYLTDEGLRCHESIKSILFDGKKVYTYPFKVKVKEIVDISTHKDIDQVLLDRLYNIRKKLSAKHNVAPIMIFQDHIIKEFSKKMPTSKKEMMNISGIGNYKLKHYCPLFIDEIKSYLAQ